The sequence ATTGCCAAAAAGATCAACTCGGCGGTGTTTCCCGGTCTGCAGGGCGGGCCGCTGATGCATGTGATCGCCGCCAAGGCGGTTGCCTTCGGCGAAGCGCTGCAGCCCTCCTTCAAGGAATACGCGGCTCAGATAGTCAAGAACGCCCGCGCGCTCGCGGAAACTTTGAAGGCCAACGGTCTCGACATCGTTTCGGGCGGGACCGACAACCACCTGATGCTGGTCGATCTGCGTAAGAAGAATGCGACCGGCAAGCGGGCCGAGGCGGCTCTTGGCCGCGCTTACGTCACCTGCAACAAGAACGGCATCCCTTTCGATCCCGAAAAGCCCTTCGTCACCTCGGGTGTCCGTCTCGGCGCGCCGGCCGGCACGACCCGGGGCTTCAAGGAAGCTGAGTTCAAGGAGATCGGCGAATTGATCGTCGAGGTGCTTGACGGCCTCAAGGTTGCCAATTCCGACGACGGCAATGCCGCCGTTGAAGCCGGTGTTCGCGACAAGGTGATCAAGCTCACCGAGCGTTTCCCGATGTACGGCTACATGTGATCGGACGGGCCGTATGCGCTGCCCCTACTGCGGATCTGAAGACAGTCAAGTGAAGGATTCCCGTCCGGCGGAGGACGGGAACGCCATTCGCCGCCGCCGCATCTGTCCGGATTGCGGCGGCCGCTTCACGACCTTCGAGCGGGTGCAGTTGCGCGAACTGATGATCATCAAGAAGACCGGTCGGAAGGTTCCTTTCGACCGGGACAAGTTGCTGCGCTCGTTCGAGATCGCCTTGCGGAAGCGCCCGGTCGACCGTGACCGGATCGAGCGGGCGGTATCCGGAATCGTCCGCCGCCTGGAAAGCTCCGGCGAAACCGAAATTCCCTCGGAAGAAATAGGCCTCCAGGTGCTGGAAGCGCTGAAGAGCCTCGATGACGTCGCCTTCGTCCGCTATGCCTCGGTCTATCGTGACTTCTCCCATGCGGAGGACTTCGAGAAGGTTATTGCCGAAATAAGCGCCAAGATCGCCCGCGATCCGGTCGAGTAGGCTCAGAGCGGAGCAAGCGATGACCGAGCCGACGCGGGACGACGAAAGGTTCATGGCGGCGGCGCTGCGCCTGGCGCGACGCAATGTCGGTTTCACATCCACCAATCCCTCCGTTGGCTGTATCATCGTTAAGAACGGTACGATCGTTGGCCGAGCCGTGACGGCGCCAGGCGGGCGGCCGCATGCCGAGGCGCAAGCCCTTGCGGACGCCGGCGAAAAGGCGAGGGGGGCAACGGCCTATGTCACCCTCGAGCCCTGTTCGCATCATGGCAAGACACCGCCCTGTGCCGACGCGCTCATTGCATCAGGTGTTGCTCGCGTCGTCGTCTCGGTTCTCGATCCCGACGAACGCGTCGCCGGCCGCGGCGTGGTCATGCTCCGCGACGCCGGCATCGCAGTCGACATCGGCGTCCTCCAACGCGACGGCGAACGCGTGCTTGAGGCCTACCTCATGCGTCAACGCATGAAACGCCCGCATGTGACTCTGAAACTTGCGGTTTCGGCCGATGGCATGATCGGCCGCAAGGGAGAGGGGCAGGTCAGGATTACCGGCGCGATTTCGCGCGCCCAGGTGCAGGTGCTGCGCGCTGAAACCGACGCAATCCTCGTCGGCATCGGCACGGCACGTGCCGACGACCCGGAGCTCACCGTGCGGCTGCAAGGGCTTGAAGATAGATCGCCCGTCCGGATCGTCCTCGACCGCCGCCTCGACCTGCCGGTCGGGTCGAAGCTCGTTCGTTCGGCTCGGACGGTTCCATTGATTGTGGTTGCGACTGACGCCGACTTTCTTTCTTTCGGCGGCCAGCAAGATGAGATGGCGGGGAGAAGGGGCGATCACGCAACCCGCCGGGCCGCTCTTGAAGCTGCCGGAGCCGAAGTGCTGGAAGCTGGTTCGGTCGCAGATCTACTGACTGCGCTCGCTTCGCGCGGTATCTCCTCGCTGCTGGCCGAAGGCGGTGCGCGAGCGGCGCGTGCCTTTCTCGATGCAGGTTTCGTCGACCGTATCCTGCTTTTCACCGGTCCGGCGATCATTGGCGAAGGCGGCATTCCATCCCCATTTGATCGGAAGTCCGTTCCAGCAGGTTTCACGCTTCGGCGTGCGGCGCGTTACGGCGACGATATTTTCGAGGATTACGAGAGAGATATCTGATGTTCACAGGCATAATTACCGACATCGGCACGGTGGAAGCCATTACGCCTCTCGCGGAAGGCGTCAAACTTCGCGTTGCCACCAACTATGATCCGAAGACGATCGAAATGGGCGCCTCGATCGCCCACGCCGGCGTGTGCCTGACCGTTACCGCACTGCCTGAGGTCGGCAGCAACGAACGCTGGTTCGAAGTTGAGGCCTGGGAAGAGGCATTGAGGCTTACGACCATTGCTGGATGGCAGAAGGGCACGCGTATCAACCTTGAGCGCTCCTTGAAAATCGGAGACGAACTTGGCGGCCACCTGGTGTCGGGCCATGTCGACGACAAGGCTGAAATCCTCGCCGTAGAACCGGAGGGCGACGCGGTGCGGTTCCGCCTGCGCGTGCCGGAACGTCTCGCCAAATTCGTCGCACCCAAGGGCTCGGTGGCGCTCGACGGGACGTCGCTTACCGTCAACAGCGTCGATGGTGCCGAGTTCGACGTGCTGCTGATCCGCCATTCGCTTGAAGTTACCACCTGGGGCGAGCGTGAGACCGGGGATCTCGTTAACTTCGAGGTCGATACAATGGCGCGCTACGCCGCCCGACTGGCGGAATTTCCCTCGCCTACCGCATGATTCCTTAAATCGGAATCGATTTAAGGACAAAATCATGCAGCGATTCGAAGTGCTATAGCGACCTTTGCGCGTCTAATTAGACGCGTGGTGCTGTAAGGCGGAATGATCCTCGCTGAAAGAGGCGAGTGGGCCAAACGAATCCGCCCCCTGACGGGGGCGGACAGCGTGACGTCTATCGGCCGGGGAGGCTCAGCGCAGATAGATCGTCAGCCCGCCATCGGCAGCCTGCGCTGCTCCGGCGATGTTGTTCATCTCGACATTTTCCGCCCTCAGCTTAGCGGCCAAGGGCTTGTTGGCTTCGACTGCGGTCTGCAATGCGGCAAGCTGTTGCGGCGTCGCTTCGTCGATCCGGGTCCGAGTCTCGCTCATCTGGTTCAAAGTGTCGACGTTGACAATCCTGAGATTGTTGCCCTTGAAGGTGCGAACCGTCTGGTCGATCTGGCTCGGCCAGTTCATTTCGACGCCTGTGGCGGCATGGGAGATGCCGCCGAAAGTGAGGGCGGAGAGGGCGGCGATGACGGAAATTTGCGTAAAGCGGTTCATTGTCATGGCTCCTTCGGTTTGTGGCGTCTGCCGCGGCGGCGATCGACATTGCGATCGTTGCGCCGTCGAGGCGGGCTCCGCGAGAGCACAGCACCGGCCGTTTGCGGGTGAGATCACCCGCAGCGAAGGGCGCTGGGCTGTTTCGACTGGTTGGGGCGGCGTTTTCCTCGTACTCGGGTCTCGCGCCGTGCCAACGGTCACGAAATTGGGCTCGAATGTGGCCGTTTCCGTGGCGTAAACGACTGAAAAATAATTAAAAATTGTTCATGTTTTATGGCTCTCGGCGGTGCCCGCGTGGAGGCGAAAACCGGTCGGTCGGTCAAACTAGTCAGGCAATTGGCGTCACGCGCCGTTCGAACATGATCATGGGCCTGCCATGATAGCTTGTGCGCCAGAATTCCTTGAAGCCGTGTTTGGCCGCAACCCGGATCGAGGCTTGATTGCCCGGCTCGATGATGCAGGTCTTCTTCAATGTCGGAAACTGGCGGTCGCCCCAGGAGAGCGCGGCTGTGACGGCCTCCGTCGCGAGACCGCGGCCATGGGCTTTTGGAGACAGCGCCCAGCCCATTTCCATGGTTCCCTCGAGAGAGGGCGTAATTCGGCGATGGGCGTCGTGGAAGCCGGCCTCGCCGACGAACGCGCCGCTCTCCTTCTCCTGGATTGCAAAGAAACCGAAGCCGAAATAGTGCCACATGCCGACCTGACGCAGGAAGCGCGTCCAAGACTGTTCACGCGAATAGGGCACGCCGCCGGCGTAACGGGTCACTTCCGCATCGGCAAACAGTGCGCAATAGGAGTGGAAATCGTCGCGGCGGTAAGGGCGCAACAGCAATCGCTCGGTCTCAATCGTGGGAACGCTATGCATTTTCGCTCCAGCTATATTGGTGGAAAGAGATGGCTTCAGACGCCCGGCTCACCGTCCCAGTAGTCGGTTGTCGATGGGGCGCGACCAATGAAGCGGAACGAAGCCCTGGCCTCGCCCGATTGCCGTGTCTTGGCCAGGAACTTGCCGGAATCGGGATATTCGCAGATTTCCGTCGCCGCCATCGTCGAGATGGAAAGATATTTGAGCGGCACCGTTCCGGTATTGATCAGATGGTGCGCGGTTTCGGGTCCGCCAGCCGGTGCGCCCAGCACGTCCCCCGGGCCAACGGGGTAGCGCTCGCTGCCGAAGCGGTATGTTCCCTCGCCTTCAAGGATGACGAACAGTTCCTCCTCCACGTGGTGGTTGTGAAAGGGACAACCGGATTTTCCAGGCGGAACTTCGCCATAGCCGATACCGAGGCCCTTGAGACCGAGAAGGGTGCCGAAGGAAGCATCGCTTGACTCGAAGAAAGAGCCCTCACGCCAGTGGTCGAGCTTGAGATCTTTCAGGTTGACGATCGGCTTGCTAACTTCTGTCATGACGTTCCTCCGTGCTGCGGCTCGCCTAGTGTATGTTCCTTAGATCGGAGGTGCGCCGGATCAACATCTCCACCTTGCAGAATCAGTGCCGAGCGTACTTAAGGTTTTACCGGCTGCATACGCCGTTGCAAAGCGATTGCGGTTCTTGAAAGCAGTGCCATTGTTGCAAGTTGGCTGCAAGGCGACAACGGCGCGGGCTTTCATGCGATCTTCAAGGCGCAACTTGCGAATGCCGCGGTCGGGCGTCGGCGCGGCAAATGGCCTCCGGTCGGTGGAATTTGCTTGCCATTCGGCGCGGAGCATGGTTTGACCGCCGCCTGCGCCGGTACGCCCGGCCCCAATTTTCAGAACAGGTGATCCATGGCAGAGACCAAGGCGGTCCGCATCCTGATTGTGGAAGCACGCTTCTATGACGATATGGCTGACGCATTGCTCAATGGAGCGAAACACGCGCTCGATGCAGCCGGCGCGACTTATGATATTGTGACCGTTCCGGGCGCTTTGGAAATTCCCGCGGCGATCGCCATGGCGCTCGACGGCGCCGACGAAGGCGGCACCGAGTATGACGGTTTTGTCGCGTTGGGCATGGTGATCCGGGGCGAAACCTACCATTTCGACATCGTCGCCAACGAGTCCGCACGTGCATTGATGGATCTTGCTGTGAGCGAAAGCCTCGCGATCGGCAACGGTATTCTTACCGTCGAGAACGACGATCAGGCCTGGGCGCGCGCGCGCCGGTCGGAAGGGGACAAGGGCGGCTTCGCCGCACGCGCCGCTCTGACTATGATCGAACTGAAGAAAAAATTGGGCGCAGAAAAGTGAAGAACACTCCCACGGATCAGCCGCTGAAACAGGCCAACCAGCGTGGCGCCGCCCGCCTTGCGGCCGTGCAGGCACTTTACCAGATGGATGTCGGCGGAACCGGCGTTCTCGAGATCGTCGCCGAATATGAAGCGCATCGCCTTGGCCAGGAACTGGACGGGGAGACTTATCTCAAGGCGGATGCCTCCTGGTTCCGCTCGATCGTCTCCGGTGTCGTGCGCGACCAGCGCAAGCTCGATCCCTTGATCGGCTCGGCGCTTCAGGACGATTGGGCGCTCTCTAGGCTCGACTCCACCGTGCGCGCGATCCTGCGCGCCGGGACCTTCGAGATCCTGGAACGCAAGGACGTTCCGGTTCCGGTGATCGTTACCGAGTATGTGGAGATCGCCAGGGCCTTCTTCGATGAAGAGGAGCCCAAGCTCGTCAATGCCGTTCTCGACCGGATCGCCAAACAGGTCCGCGGCGACCAGCGGAAATAAACCGGATGGTCGCTGTTGCCGCAGAAGATATGGGCGTGGTTCTCCGCGAGGCGCGCCGCAATATCCTGCTGCTTGCCATTGCCCAGGCGCTGCTCGGCGCGGTCGGGCCGATCAGCTTTGCCATCGGGGGTGTTGCCGGCCACCAGCTCCTCGGGGACGATAAGTCGCTCGCGACCGCGCCGCTGACCGCCTTCAATGTCGGCATGGCTCTTGGCGTCGTGCTCGTGACGATATTGTCGCGATTGGTCGGCCGGCGCTTCGCCTTCGTGACCGGTGCATCGATTGCTGCGTTCGGCGGGCTGGTGGCCACGGCGGCGCTCTTCCGGGAGAATTTCTGGCTGTTCGCCGGCGGCCTGGCGGTCCTCGGCTCGTCCAATGGGTTCACCCAGAAGCTTCGTTTCGCTGCGGCCGATGCGTCGCCCTCTTTCTATAAGCCGAAAGCTATTTCCTGGATCTTGGGAGGTGGCATCGTCTCGGCGGTTCTCGGCCCGCAGATCGTCATCTTCGCCGGCGATTACTTCGCTCCCGTATGGTTCGCGGGCGCCTTCGTCGCCCTTGTGCCGGTCTGCCTTGTGGCCCTGCTCTTCTTTATTCCTCTGCGTCTGCCCGTCGCCACGGCGTCGGGCGCGCACTCTGTGGCGACCGCTCGGCCGCTCCGCGAGATTGCCGGCAGCCAGCGGTTCCTGACCGGCATGATCTGCGGCATCTCCGTCTATGCACTGATGACCTTCATGATGACCGGAGCGCCGATCGCCATGGTCGTCGGCTGCGGGTTCTCGAGCGATCTCGCAACGCTCGGGATCCAATGGCATGTGCTTGCCATGTTCGCGCCGAGTTTCGTGACCGGATGGCTGATAAGCCGCTTCGGTGCCGAGCGCATCGTCGCCTGCGGCCTTCTCCTGCTCATGGCCTGCGCGGCGATTGCTCACTTGGGCTTGGCGCTTTGGAATTTCTGGGGCGCGCTCGTTCTCCTCGGGCTCGGCTGGAACTTCGGCTTCATCGGCGCGACGGCAATCGTCGCACAGAGCTATCGGCCGCAGGAGGCCGACAAGGTTCAGGGCTTTCACGACATCGTTCTGTTTTCCGCCGTAGCCGGCTCGTCCTTCGCCTCCGGCAAGGTTCTTGCCGTTTACGGATGGGACATGCTCAACGCCGTCATATGGCCTGTCGCCGGCGTCTGCCTTTTCCTTCTTCTCCTGCTGATGCGCGCCAACAAGAGAGCCATCGCCTGAAAGCTTGCGGCGTGCGTCTTGCAGGCCGACACGCGGGCATTTTCAGGGGCTTGACGATCCACATTCGCAAACGCACTCTGGCCGCGCCGCGAGGGGCGCCGCTTGAGGAGGCGGCGCGCGATTCGCGGATTGAGGGGCCCGCGGCAGGGAGTGAGTCCGCGGGTTGAAACGGAGGATAGTGCGAAATGACCATACTTTTGGGCGTTATCGCATGCGGGTTGCTCGCGTTGGCCTACGCCATCTGGGCGACACAGTCGGTGCTTGCCGCCGATCAGGGGAATGCCCGCATGCAGGAGATCGCAGGCTATATCAGAGAGGGGGCGCAGGCCTACCTCACACGTCAATACAGAACTATTGCCATCGTCGGTGTCGTCGTTTTCATTGCCGCATGGCTTCTTCTCTCAGGCGCTGCCGCCATCGGCTTTCTGATCGGCGCGGTGCTGTCGGGCGCGGCCGGTTTCATCGGCATGCATGTCTCGGTCAGGGCAAATGTCCGCACGGCCCAGGCCGCATCAGTCAGCCTTGCCTCCGGTCTCGATATCGCTTTCAAATCCGGCGCGATCACCGGCCTGCTGGTCGCCGGTTTGGCGCTCCTCGGGGTGTCGGTCTATTACCTTGTCCTGACCGTGGGTCTCGGGCATGGACCGGCCGCGCGCGAGGTCATCGATGCACTGGTGGCGCTCGGCTTCGGGGCGTCGCTAATCTCGATTTTCGCCCGTCTCGGCGGCGGCATCTTCACGAAGGGCGCGGATGTCGGCGGCGATCTGGTCGGCAAGGTGGAAGCAGGTATTCCCGAAGACGATCCGCGCAACCCTGCGACGATCGCCGACAACGTGGGCGACAATGTCGGCGATTGTGCCGGCATGGCGGCGGACCTTTTCGAGACCTACGCCGTCTCCGTGGTCGCCACCATGGTGCTTGCCTCGATCTTCTTCGCGGGAACACCGATACTCGCGAGCGTCATGGTCTACCCGCTGGCGATCTGCGCGGCCTGCATCATCACCTCGATCATCGGCACCTTCTTCGTCAAGCTCGGCGCCAACGGCTCGATCATGGGCGCGCTCTATCGAGGGCTGATCGTTACCGGCGTGCTATCGATGTTCGGCCTAGGTGCGGCAACCTCGCTGACCATCGGCTGGGGTTCGATCGGAACGGTCGCAGGGCAGGACGTCACCGGCTGGAATCTATTCATCTGTGGCATCGTTGGCCTTATCGTCACCGCCTTGATCGTCGTGATTACGGAATACTATACCGGCACCAACAAGCGGCCGGTGAATTCGATCGCACAGGCCTCAGTGACCGGACATGGCACCAACGTGATCCAAGGCCTGGCTGTTTCGCTGGAATCGACCGCATTGCCGGCAATCGTCATCATTGGCGGCATCATCTCCACCTATCAGCTCGCCGGCCTCTTCGGTACCGGCATCGCCGTCACCGCCATGCTCGGGCTTGCCGGCATGATCGTGGCGCTCGATGCCTTCGGGCCGGTTACGGATAACGCTGGCGGAATTGCCGAGATGTCGCATCTGCCGCCAGAGGTGCGCAAGTCGACCGACGCTCTCGATGCGGTTGGCAACACCACCAAGGCCGTGACAAAGGGCTATGCTATCGGCTCCGCAGGCCTCGGCGCCCTGGTGCTCTTCGCCGCCTATTCCAATGACCTCACCTATTTTGCGGCCAATGGCGACAAGCATCCCTATTTTGCCGACGTAGGCACGATCTCATTCGACCTCTCGAATCCCTATGTCGTCGCCGGGCTGATCTTCGGCGGTCTCATTCCCTACCTGTTCGGCGGCATCGCCATGACCGCCGTCGGGCGGGCAGGCGGCGCCGTGGTCGAGGAGGTGCGCCGGCAGTTCAAAGAAAAGCCGGGTATCATGGAAGGCAAGGACCGTCCGGATTACGGCCGCGCCGTGGACATGCTGACCAAGGCGGCAATCCGCGAAATGATCATTCCGTCGCTCTTGCCGGTGCTGGCGCCGATCGTCGTCTATTACGGCGTTTTGCTGCTTTCGGGCTCGAAGGCATCCGCCTTTGCGGCACTCGGCGCATCGCTCCTCGGCGTCATCGTCAACGGACTGTTTGTGGCGGTGTCGATGACCTCCGGCGGCGGGGCGTGGGATAACGCCAAGAAGAGTTTCGAGGACGGCTTCGTCGACAGGAACGGCATACGTCACATGAAGGGCTCGGACGCGCACAAGGCTTCGGTCACCGGCGACACAGTCGGCGATCCCTACAAGGACACGGCCGGTCCGGCAGTCAACCCGGCGATCAAGATCACCAATATCGTGGCGCTGCTGCTGCTGGCCGTTCTGGCTTGAGCCCGCTTCATTGATAAAGAGGCCCGCGGAACTTGGTTCCACGGGCCTCTTTGTGTTGCTGCGTGTTTCCTTCGATCGGAGCCGATTTAAGAATAAGAAATGCAGCAATTCAAAGTGCTACAGTGACTTTTGCGCGTCTGATAAGACGCGCGGCGCTGTGGGATTTCGTCAGTTGCCGAAGCCCTTGAACAGGGATTGCGCCGCACCTTTTCCGGCATTGGGGCCGGTCAGAAGCTGCCCGAGGAAGCTTGTTTCCTTGCCGCCGGTCGGAGTGGTGCGCGACAATGTATCGAAGACCTTGCCGTCTTTCAGCGTATAATGGGCGAGCTGGCTGACGGTGCCTTCCTTGTCGAAATAGACGGCCAAAATGGATTGGTCGATAAGCTTCGGCTTCATGAAGGCAACAGGCCGTTTGCGCGTTTGAGAGATGTAGTAGAAGACCTCGTTGTCGAAGGTGGCAGTGGTCGACGGCGTTCCGAGCGACAGCAGCACCTGCTCACGGCTCGAACCGACAGGAACGAGGTTTAGCGTTTCCTGATCAACGACATAACCCTGATGCAGGACTTCGCCGACATTCGCAGACGTGCAGGCAGCAAGGGTGGCTGTGGAAAGGGAAGCCACGAGCACGGCACGGCTCAGAACTTTCAGGTTTGATGTCAAATACCGCTTCGTCAAGGACTGCTCCCCTTGGAGTAACGATGGCAGATCCGCCATTGCAATTCGTGCCTGCTTCGGTAAACCAGCTTCGGCTATCATGCAACAACGTGATGGGCGCTTGCCCATGATTTCGAGAAAGCCACAGCTGGGCTTTGTGATGATTTTTGGACTGTTCAAGAGAAAAAGCGGCAACATTGCGATCGTGGAGCGCCAGTATGGGCTTCTTACGGCCGCCGCACGCCAGCCGTTTCTGTATACCGACCTCGATGTGCCCGATAATGTGATGGGGCGCTTCGAGATGTTGTCGGCGATGCTGATCCTCTATTTCCGGCGCACGCGGGCCTCCGCACGAGCGGGCCAGGAGATCGCGCAGGAGATCGTCGATGCCTTTTTCGAGGACGTCGATCACTCCATCCGGGAACTCGGCGTCGGTGACGCGGGGGTGCCGAAAAAGATGAAGAAGCTCGCCGGCATGTTCTACGGCCGGCTCGAATCCTATGCGGCGGCGCTCGAAGAACGCGACGGCGGCGCGCTTGCCGCAGCGCTTCGGCGCAATTTTCATCCGCAGAGAGAAGATGCGCCGGCAATGGACGGTCTCGCATCCTATCTGCTCGCCGTCGAAGCCGCGCTGGCGGAGGCTCCCGAGGAATTAGTCGAAACGGGTCAGTTGCGCATTCTTCCGGCGGGAGCATAAAAGGCAGCGTATCAATGGCGCGCGTGACGATCGCGCGGCGCGTCGGCGCTGCGGCAGCGCGAAGGCGAGGAAGGATCTGATCATGAAGGACGAAAGCAAACCGGCATTCTCCTATCCGGTGAAGGTGGGACATATTTCGGCAAATCCGGTCAGTGTGCATCTCACGGCGAACGAGTCTGAGCGTAGCGCCCTTGCGGCGCTCTGGAGCGTCAACGACGTCCTCTCGCTCTCGGCAGATTTGCAGATCGGCCGCTGGAAGAAAGACGGCGTCAAGATCAAGGGCGAGGTCAGCGCGCGCATCGTCCAGACCTGCGTCGTAACGTTGGAACCTGTCGAAGCGGACATACGGGAGCCTGTCGAAGCGATTTTTGTGCCGGAAGGCTCGCGGTTGGCGCGGCAGGCTAATAACGATGGCGGCGAGATGATTCTCGATCCGGACGGACCGGACATTCCCGATACCTACACGGGAGACACGATCGACGCCGGTCTGGTGGTGAGCGAACAAGTGGCACTTGCCATAGACCCCTATCCGCGCAAGGAGGGCGCCGCCTTCGGCGCACGCATTGAAAGCTCCGCCGCAGACGACAAGCGGCCGAACCCATTCGCCGTGCTGAAGGATTGGAAAAAGGATTGAAACGGCGAAACCCGGGTCTACAATTCGGTTGTCAGGTCGACGAAAAGCAGTATTTTGGCCCGACTCCAGCCAATGGGGCCGCTGTGCCGAAGCGTTGCATGCTGGCCCAAGCGTCAGAGGGAACATGGATCGCCGCCGTTTGAAAAAATGGGCAGGGGCGAGACGCGTTGCATGGCGGGAAAAAAGGATAGGACACGCGTGGTCAGAATTTCACTTGACGTGATGGGGGGCGACTATGGTCCTGAAGTCGTTATCCCGGGCGCCGCAAGAGCGCTCGAACGTCACCCGGACATAAAATTCGTTCTGTTCGGCCAGGAAGCGCGATGCGCGGAACTCTTGGCCAAATATCCGAAACTTCAAGCCAGCAGTACCTTCAACGATTGCGAGATTGCCGTCGGTATGGACGAAAAGCCAAGTCAGGCGCTGAGGCGCGGACGTGGCAAATCCAGTATGTGGAGGGCGATCGACGCCATCAATGCCGGCGAGGCGGACGTGGTTGTCTCAGCGGGCAACACCGGCGCGCTGATGGCGATGTCAGTCTTCTGTCTACGGACCATGCAGGGCATACAGCGACCGGCGATCGCTGCGATCTGGCCGACGCTGAAGGGCGAGAGCATCGTTCTCGATGTCGGCGCGACGATCGGCGCGGACGCCCAGCAGCTCATGGATTTCGCGCTGATGGGCGGTGCGATGGCGCGCGCCTTGTTCGAGGTCGAGCGTCCGTCGGTCGGGCTGCTGAACGTCGGCGTAGAGGAAATCAAGGGCCAGGAAGAGGTCAAGGAAGCCGGCCGGCTCATTCGCGAAGCCAATATCGAGGGGATCGACTATTACGGCTTCGTCGAAGGCGATGATATCGGCCGCGGAACGGTCGACGTGGTCGTCACCGAAGGCTTTTCCGGCAACATTGCTCTTAAGGCGGCCGAAGGCACCGCCCGCCAAATCGCCGAGTATCTGCGCGCCGCAATGTCGCGCACCCTGCTTGCGAAGATCGGCTACGTCTTTGCGAAGGGCGCCTTCGATCGGTTGCGGGAGAAGATGGATCCCAGCAAGGTCAACGGTGGCGTCTTTCTCGGTCTCAACGGTGTGGTCATCAAAAGCCATGGTGGCACGGATGCCGAAGGCTTCGCGGCCGCGATCGACGTCGGCTACGACATGGTGAAGAATGGTCTGAAGGCGAAGATAGAGGCCGACCTGGCGAGATATCACGGCGGCGCCCAGCCGTCCGAAGCCCTGCCGCGGGCATGAATGATGAGGTTTGAGTAGATGATGCGTTCTGTCGTTCGCGGTTTCGGGGCAGCGCTGCCGAAGCGGGTGATGACCAATAAGGAAATAGAAGCCAAGGTCGACACGTCCGACGAATGGATCGTGCAGCGGACCGGCATTCACCAGCGTTACATCGCCGGCGAGGGCGAGACGACGGCATCACTCGGGGAGAGTGCGGCGCGCGCCGCACTTGCGAGGGCCGGGCTGACGGCGGAGGATATCGACCTCATCATTGTGGCGACGTCGACGCCGGACAACACATTTCCGGCAACGGCGGTCAACATCCAGAACCGTCTCGGCATGCGGCACGGCGCCGCCTTCGATCTGCAGGCGGTCTGTTCCGGTTTCGTCTATGGCGTCGCGACGGCGGATGCCTATATTCGCGGCGGCCTGGCAAAACGCGCTCTGGTGATCGGCGCTGAAACCTTTTCGCGCATTCTCGACTGGTCGGATCGCACGACATGTGTGCTCTTCGGCGACGGCGCCGGCGCGATCATTCTCGAGGCGCAGGAAGGCGAAGGCACTAATGCCGACCGTGGCGTCCTGACGGCCCAGTTGCGCTCCGACGGCATTCACGGCGACAAGCTCTATGTGGACGGCGGACCGTCGACGACCGGCACCGTCGGGCATCTTCGTATGGAAGGGCGCGAGGTGTTCAAGCATGCGGTCGGCATGATCACTGATGTGATCGAGGCCGCTTTCGAAGCAACCGGGACGACGGCGGATGACGTCGACTGGTTGGTTCCGCACCAGGCCAACCGCCGCATCATCGACGGCTCTGCGAAGAAGCTGGGAATCCCTCTCGATAAGGTTGTGGTGACCGTGGATCTGCATGGCA is a genomic window of Sinorhizobium numidicum containing:
- the nrdR gene encoding transcriptional regulator NrdR, encoding MRCPYCGSEDSQVKDSRPAEDGNAIRRRRICPDCGGRFTTFERVQLRELMIIKKTGRKVPFDRDKLLRSFEIALRKRPVDRDRIERAVSGIVRRLESSGETEIPSEEIGLQVLEALKSLDDVAFVRYASVYRDFSHAEDFEKVIAEISAKIARDPVE
- the ribD gene encoding bifunctional diaminohydroxyphosphoribosylaminopyrimidine deaminase/5-amino-6-(5-phosphoribosylamino)uracil reductase RibD — encoded protein: MTEPTRDDERFMAAALRLARRNVGFTSTNPSVGCIIVKNGTIVGRAVTAPGGRPHAEAQALADAGEKARGATAYVTLEPCSHHGKTPPCADALIASGVARVVVSVLDPDERVAGRGVVMLRDAGIAVDIGVLQRDGERVLEAYLMRQRMKRPHVTLKLAVSADGMIGRKGEGQVRITGAISRAQVQVLRAETDAILVGIGTARADDPELTVRLQGLEDRSPVRIVLDRRLDLPVGSKLVRSARTVPLIVVATDADFLSFGGQQDEMAGRRGDHATRRAALEAAGAEVLEAGSVADLLTALASRGISSLLAEGGARAARAFLDAGFVDRILLFTGPAIIGEGGIPSPFDRKSVPAGFTLRRAARYGDDIFEDYERDI
- a CDS encoding riboflavin synthase, with amino-acid sequence MFTGIITDIGTVEAITPLAEGVKLRVATNYDPKTIEMGASIAHAGVCLTVTALPEVGSNERWFEVEAWEEALRLTTIAGWQKGTRINLERSLKIGDELGGHLVSGHVDDKAEILAVEPEGDAVRFRLRVPERLAKFVAPKGSVALDGTSLTVNSVDGAEFDVLLIRHSLEVTTWGERETGDLVNFEVDTMARYAARLAEFPSPTA
- a CDS encoding GNAT family N-acetyltransferase encodes the protein MHSVPTIETERLLLRPYRRDDFHSYCALFADAEVTRYAGGVPYSREQSWTRFLRQVGMWHYFGFGFFAIQEKESGAFVGEAGFHDAHRRITPSLEGTMEMGWALSPKAHGRGLATEAVTAALSWGDRQFPTLKKTCIIEPGNQASIRVAAKHGFKEFWRTSYHGRPMIMFERRVTPIA
- a CDS encoding cupin domain-containing protein, coding for MTEVSKPIVNLKDLKLDHWREGSFFESSDASFGTLLGLKGLGIGYGEVPPGKSGCPFHNHHVEEELFVILEGEGTYRFGSERYPVGPGDVLGAPAGGPETAHHLINTGTVPLKYLSISTMAATEICEYPDSGKFLAKTRQSGEARASFRFIGRAPSTTDYWDGEPGV
- the ribH gene encoding 6,7-dimethyl-8-ribityllumazine synthase is translated as MAETKAVRILIVEARFYDDMADALLNGAKHALDAAGATYDIVTVPGALEIPAAIAMALDGADEGGTEYDGFVALGMVIRGETYHFDIVANESARALMDLAVSESLAIGNGILTVENDDQAWARARRSEGDKGGFAARAALTMIELKKKLGAEK
- the nusB gene encoding transcription antitermination factor NusB; protein product: MKNTPTDQPLKQANQRGAARLAAVQALYQMDVGGTGVLEIVAEYEAHRLGQELDGETYLKADASWFRSIVSGVVRDQRKLDPLIGSALQDDWALSRLDSTVRAILRAGTFEILERKDVPVPVIVTEYVEIARAFFDEEEPKLVNAVLDRIAKQVRGDQRK
- a CDS encoding MFS transporter yields the protein MGVVLREARRNILLLAIAQALLGAVGPISFAIGGVAGHQLLGDDKSLATAPLTAFNVGMALGVVLVTILSRLVGRRFAFVTGASIAAFGGLVATAALFRENFWLFAGGLAVLGSSNGFTQKLRFAAADASPSFYKPKAISWILGGGIVSAVLGPQIVIFAGDYFAPVWFAGAFVALVPVCLVALLFFIPLRLPVATASGAHSVATARPLREIAGSQRFLTGMICGISVYALMTFMMTGAPIAMVVGCGFSSDLATLGIQWHVLAMFAPSFVTGWLISRFGAERIVACGLLLLMACAAIAHLGLALWNFWGALVLLGLGWNFGFIGATAIVAQSYRPQEADKVQGFHDIVLFSAVAGSSFASGKVLAVYGWDMLNAVIWPVAGVCLFLLLLLMRANKRAIA